The segment CCCCTAAAACCCAGTAAAATCATGCCTTAGACGGTATCCAAGAACTAAAGGTGTCGCTCCGCCGCCCTCCTGTGGACGCTTTCTTATAATTGTGGCGACGCCGCTTAACAAGGCCTTAAAATTCATGGCATTTTCTGGATAATAACCATTTATCGAACACCATGTTTTATACCTGGTATAAGCATCACTTGTCTTGGTTTCAGCTAACGGGACAGCCTCCATTTCGTCATCAATGAAGCGCCCGATCTTATCGCTGTGCCTTCGATATTCAGCCGTTGCCGATATGACGGATTCGGGCATATCAAATCCGGTTTCCTTTATTAGGTGCAGTCCTGAAATACACCAATTCAAAATTCCACTCAAGTTTTCAGAACTTGTGAGTTCATTCTTCAGTCCCTTGTCTTGTTCATTCTCATCAAAGTGATGCTCAAAAGTAATAATTTTTACCCGGCCAGACTTGAATATGGTATCGTCAGCTATTACCGGAAGGTGATTCGAATTAATAAACAACTTGAACTGAGGATAGAATTCAAACGAATTTTCATGAAGGAACCTGCTGCGAATCTTGTCCCTCCCGGTCATAGTCTTTACCTGCGCCGCGCTTAGGACTAACTTCTTATCGGGTTCGCTTAAGTTTACGAACCTAGCCCCTGCCAAGCTTGCGATATCCTCGCTTGGTCCCCGGCTATCTGCGTGCTGCTTCTGAGCTATCGTTTCCGGACTTGCCGTCTTCCCGTAGTCACCCACAAGCCGCAGATACGTTTCCATTGCTGTACTTTTCCCGTTGCGGCTTAGAGGACCGTATAGTATAAAGAAACATTCGTGCCGGGTGTCGCCGGTCAATGTATAACCCAGGCTCTTTTGGAAGAAAACTGCCTTATCCCGATCGCCTTCCATCACCTCACCAATAAACTGCTCCCAGCGTAAACACCGTACCCCTGGTTTGTAATTTACACCAGATAGCTTCGTCAGCATATCGCCCGGACGGTGAGTATAAAATTCGCCGGTTTCCAGGTTTAAAGTCCCGTTCATACAATTGAAAATCCAAGGATTGACGTCAAATTCTTCTATAGATACGGGATAAACGCTCGTTGCATCCTTAAGAATGGTTTCCCGGTAATGCCGGGATTGCCATTTTCCTGCGAACTCCATATACAGTTGTCTTTCCCCATCGTCCGGAATCGACAAAGCATATATCATCAATTCGTTAGCAAGCGTCTTGCATAACTGCATGGCCTGCAGGTTGCCGCTGTCTGGTTTCCATACTTTGCCGTTGAATGCAAACCATTTCTTCCGGGTGGGTTCATACCGTGCGATGCCCTTGAAGCAATCTGCAAATAGGTTTCCGTTACCAATATCAGTTGCTGGATAACGCTCGTTCTTGTGAGGACGAAAGGTTTGGAGGCGTTTTTGTAGCTCACTTTTGTTATAAACCTTGTGGGTTCTGTGGCAGTGTTTAATAGCTGTTTGGATCAGTCCTGGTAAATCTTCTATGTTCTCCCGCCATAGTCCGGACTGCCTGAAAATTCTTTCCATCTGTCCAGCGTTCTTGTCTGACCAAAAAGCCAGCAGGTCAAGAAATTTCCTGTCTGCTTCTTCCTGCTCTTCATAATCTGAGTAATCCCCGGAATAAAGTTTTTCAAACTGTTCACCAGTTGCTTTGGCCCGGCAAGCTCGATTGATCAGATCCTGGTCATCCAGTTCGATACCGGCGTCAGCCTGCAATTCCTGTTCTGATTCCTGAGCGCTGCCAATAATAGCGTTCCAATCAAGCGGGCCGCCAAAATCCTTTTCAGGGCTTGTCCGGCCCGCCGTGTAAACTTCCGTGCAGCCGTTGATCGCTCTCTGGATAGTATTTTTTAGGTATGAAGGATGCTTATCAACCTTTTCGCGCATTAAACTGGATTGTCTAAAGAGACTTTCCATTTGATCAGCCTGGCAGCCGGTCCAAAATGCCAGGAGATTACAAAGGGCTAAATCCGCTTCGGACTGTGAAGGATAGCCTGTCCAATCTCCCGAGAATAGCTTCAGAAACAATTCCCCGTTTTTAGACAGGCAAGCTTTGTTTATTAAATCAGCGTCATCAAGATCCACACTGCCCCTTGAAGGATCCGGGTGGCTTGTTTCCTGCTCCGGCTGGGCTATAAATTCCCGGTGAAAGGCGTCAACCTCGGCGTATCTATCCATGACGCCGATCGGCGTACCTTCTACATGATTCCCTGTAACAGTTAAGAATCTTCCCGAGTTGTAACACTCAATCTTTCCTTTGCGCCGGCCGGGTAGGTTAATTGTGCCACGCGTGAAAATCCTGATGCCCGTCCCGCTGGGACTTACTTCAGTGTAACTACTCAGTTGATTTATGATGTCCTGCGCCCAGAGTTCAATAACACCAGTCTCTTTATTGCGGCATCCATCCAGATCAATACCGATAATTCTTATATCAGGAGTAACCACAAACCCAATGCCGGCATAACCGCCGCCATTCTTGGAGGTTGTTAAAGCCTGGTCAAATGTTCCCCAAGTTTTGGAGTTAATGGTTGACGCCATCCTGCCGGTTTTCGGATTATAGGGAATTTTATCAGTCTTGCCGTTGTCTTTAGGTTTAGTTTTATAACAAACCCATTGTGCAATTTGCCTTAATTCAATTGGGCTGTTTTCTACAACGTTTGGCATCTTTAAGCTCCTCGAAGTGCTATTGTACCCGCCTCAGGATACCGGTTTGCAGTTCGGGTTTGTCTGTAGTTGGCGGGTTTTTAAGGTATTCATCAAGATAGTCCATGTCAAGCAAGAATTTATTCCCAGCCCTATGGGATTTTAAATTTCCAGACTTAACTAATTTACGGAGCCACCACTCAGAAACGCAGCTTCCGGGATCTACTTGTTTGATTTCCCTAATAGCTTGGTTGATCGTTCTCATCCTTACCATGCTTACGCCTCACTCTCAGGAAAGATCTCTCCTTCGGGAACACCCAGAACCGCAGCTACACGCCGCCGCCAGGCAGGAAAAGCCGGACGTTTTCCCGCAAGTACCGCATAAATATCCGACTGGTTAATATCGGCCCTCCGGGCTAGTTGTGCTTTAGAAATCTTACGCTCAGTCAGTATTTTATTCAGCGTATTGTACACACTTTTACCCCCCTTTTTTTAACTAAATGTGCCGGACGCTTGACAAGCGTCTGCAACCTTGGTAAAGTATACCTCAAGGACAATAATGGTTTCAAATCACAATACCATTAATGACCGTTAAATTTTAAAATAAATTTTTAAAAAGGAAGGGGGATATATCTGTTGCCAGGGTTGCCTATGTTGCCTACTTTTTATGGGGAAAATGCATTTTGGTTTAAATTCTCAAGGTATGAGACGTTTAAAAGCGG is part of the Desulfotomaculum sp. genome and harbors:
- a CDS encoding DNA-binding protein yields the protein MVRMRTINQAIREIKQVDPGSCVSEWWLRKLVKSGNLKSHRAGNKFLLDMDYLDEYLKNPPTTDKPELQTGILRRVQ